A genomic segment from Malaclemys terrapin pileata isolate rMalTer1 chromosome 1, rMalTer1.hap1, whole genome shotgun sequence encodes:
- the LOC128845622 gene encoding uncharacterized protein LOC128845622, which yields MQSPVMQLDSTLTLLNNAQDFLVKYRENGFREAQVTAREFAEALGVESEFPCLNVMSFEEKNGKRNMKEQMSPLEDPEKKFEVEFFNVMDKAISAIDERFNILQAHYEQFGFLYDITKFSEIGKQEQLMTKCKNLESLLKHGDSFDLNGLELYEELSTLSVLPHAKLVVDIVPFIHTSKLVDIYPNVYIATRILLTIPVTVASGERSFSKLKLVKNYLRSTMSQECLTGLALLAIEQDITLSLSYNDVITLFAAKKARKIACTGTENRETESMGKKMPSAGTQRAWSGRGSSLTQT from the exons ATGCAGAGTCCAGTGATGCAGCTTGATTCAACACTTACCTTACTAAACAACGCACAAGACTTTTTAGTGAAATACAGAGAAAATGGATTCAGAGAAGCACAGGTTACAGCAAGAGAGTTTGCAGAGGCACTCGGTGTAGAATCAGAATTTCCATGTCTGAATGTGATGAGTTTCGAGGAAAAAAATGGCAAGCGGAATATGAAGGAGCAGATGAGCCCATTAGAAGATCCAGAAAAGAAATTTGAGGTTGAATTTTTTAATGTGATGGATAAAGCAATATCTGCCATTGATGAAAGGTTTAATATCTTACAAGCACACTATGAACAGTTTGGATTTTTGTATGACATAACTAAATTCAGTGAAATAGGAAAACAAGAGCAGCTAATGACAAAGTGCAAGAACCTAGAGAGCCTCCTGAAGCATGgtgatagttttgatttaaatggacttgaactGTACGAAGAATTGAGTACATTATCAGTGTTGCCACATGCAAAGTTGGTGGTGGACATTGTACCGTTTATTCAtaccagcaaacttgttgacatataTCCTAATGTGTACATTGCCACTCGTATTCTACTGACAATTCCTGTAACAGTAGCATCAGGAGAACggagtttctcaaaactaaagcttGTTAAAAACTATCTCCGCtctacaatgagtcaggaatGCTTGACTGGTCTTGCTCTTCTTGCAATCgaacaagacatcactttgtctttgtcataCAATGACGTTATTACTCTTTTTGCAGccaaaaaagccagaaagattgctt GCACAGGAACTGAGAACAGGGAGACTGAGAGCATGGGAAAGAAGATGCCTTCTGCTGGCACACAGCGAGCATGGAGTGGAAGAGGAAGCAGCCTGACTCAGACGTAA